One genomic region from Streptomyces sp. NBC_00457 encodes:
- a CDS encoding NUDIX domain-containing protein, which yields MSEIQTSVPNSAPDSHCSSCGTPYGGGVSGWPRTCPACGAVAYRNPLPVAVALQPVYDTRGTALVVITRTVAPARGGIALPGGYIDDREDWRQAVVRELKEETGIEAAGRDVRLVDAMSSPDGHLLLFGLLPERPAGVLPASTATDETEGWHLLRRPEELAFPLHTVAVRAWFEGRYI from the coding sequence GTGTCCGAAATTCAAACCTCCGTCCCCAACTCCGCGCCCGACTCCCACTGTTCGAGCTGCGGCACGCCCTACGGAGGGGGCGTCTCCGGCTGGCCCCGCACATGTCCGGCCTGCGGGGCCGTGGCCTACCGCAATCCGCTGCCGGTCGCCGTTGCTCTGCAACCCGTGTACGACACGAGGGGCACCGCCCTGGTCGTCATCACCCGGACGGTGGCCCCCGCGCGCGGGGGCATCGCGTTGCCCGGCGGGTACATCGACGACCGGGAGGACTGGCGGCAGGCCGTCGTGCGCGAACTCAAAGAGGAGACCGGCATCGAGGCGGCCGGCCGCGACGTGCGGCTCGTCGACGCGATGAGCTCCCCCGACGGGCACCTGCTGCTCTTCGGTCTGCTGCCGGAACGCCCGGCCGGCGTCCTTCCGGCGTCCACCGCCACGGACGAGACGGAGGGCTGGCACCTCCTGCGCAGGCCGGAGGAGTTGGCCTTCCCGCTGCACACGGTGGCCGTACGGGCGTGGTTCGAGGGCCGCTACATCTGA
- a CDS encoding glycoside hydrolase family 31 protein — protein MNGRDLVRSVKAVGSARAAQRLRTVQAAWRRRRADAVGLPARGAERARVPGVVQQVEPGAGGGLVRFSRSELRITVAVNGAVFWGWDGAAPEPSYALAGRCPEPDPRAVLEPDKDGGWRVVAERVTVVVSRHGAVEVRTPGGVTLRRALPPRWWEPVGEGAARWMQRSEVAADARFFGLGGRASGPRLRDGMYRLWNTDPGRAFGPGDDPLYITMPVQLVVADAATHLVFHDTSWDGTLTLREGEEGAGSGHDRPGACELRMDGGPLRCWVMVGTPARVLLAWASLTGAPALPPAWALGHHHARWGFGCEQEVRGIVAGYQERGLPLDAVHLDIDHYDAHQVFTVDQEHFPKLPQLAEDLRRDGVRLVSIVDPAVKAAPGNAVYDSGSDEGAFVRDASGGLVRGVAWPGETVYPDFTHARVRAWWGRLYEERLAQGFTGFWHDMNEPVSFTAFGESTLPRSARHDLDGRGGDHREAHNVYALCMAQAAYEGLRALAPKERPFLFSRSGWAGMQRYGGTWSGDVATGWPGLRASLALVMGLGLCGVPYSGPDVGGFDGSPSPELYLRWFQLGAYLPLFRTHASLRAGRREPWEFGPEVLEHARVALVERRRLLPYFVTLAHLARRTGAPYVRPLWWGAPEDRALRNCEDAFLLGDSLLVAPVLGPGADRRAVQLPRGRWYDTVTEQAYDGPAQVLVDAPLSRIPVLARAGAVVPVRGDDGGLELEVWAPARGRTGGGLVVADQGEGWDEPGIERYVTRWESGELIVERDGESGGDAPPHPVRVRGLIEGRSQM, from the coding sequence ATGAACGGTCGTGACCTGGTGCGTTCGGTGAAGGCAGTCGGCTCTGCGAGAGCCGCTCAGAGGTTGCGTACCGTGCAGGCGGCATGGCGCCGCAGGCGAGCCGATGCGGTCGGGCTCCCGGCGCGGGGTGCCGAGCGCGCCCGGGTACCGGGTGTCGTGCAACAGGTAGAGCCCGGCGCCGGGGGCGGCCTGGTCCGCTTCAGCAGGTCCGAGCTGCGGATCACCGTCGCCGTGAACGGCGCCGTCTTCTGGGGCTGGGACGGGGCCGCTCCCGAGCCCTCGTACGCCCTCGCGGGCCGCTGTCCGGAGCCGGACCCCCGGGCGGTGCTGGAGCCGGACAAGGACGGCGGCTGGCGGGTCGTGGCGGAGCGCGTGACGGTTGTCGTCTCCCGGCACGGCGCCGTTGAGGTCCGTACGCCCGGTGGGGTGACCCTGCGTCGTGCTCTGCCGCCCCGCTGGTGGGAGCCGGTGGGCGAAGGCGCGGCACGCTGGATGCAGCGGTCGGAGGTGGCCGCCGACGCGCGCTTTTTCGGACTCGGTGGGAGGGCGTCGGGGCCTCGGCTGCGGGACGGCATGTACCGGCTGTGGAACACCGACCCCGGACGTGCGTTCGGTCCCGGTGACGACCCGCTGTACATCACGATGCCGGTCCAGCTGGTCGTGGCCGACGCTGCCACCCATCTGGTGTTCCACGACACCTCCTGGGACGGCACGCTCACGCTGCGGGAGGGCGAGGAGGGCGCCGGCTCCGGTCACGACCGGCCGGGGGCGTGCGAACTGCGCATGGACGGAGGTCCGTTGCGGTGCTGGGTCATGGTGGGCACTCCCGCGCGCGTACTGCTCGCCTGGGCGTCGCTCACCGGGGCGCCCGCGCTGCCGCCCGCGTGGGCGCTGGGCCATCATCACGCGCGGTGGGGCTTCGGCTGCGAGCAGGAGGTCCGAGGGATCGTCGCGGGGTACCAGGAGCGCGGCCTGCCGCTCGACGCGGTCCATCTGGACATCGACCACTACGACGCCCACCAGGTGTTCACCGTCGACCAGGAGCACTTCCCCAAGCTGCCACAGCTCGCCGAGGATCTGCGGCGGGACGGAGTCCGGCTGGTTTCGATCGTCGACCCGGCGGTGAAGGCCGCCCCGGGCAACGCGGTGTACGACAGCGGTTCGGACGAGGGCGCCTTCGTGCGGGACGCCTCGGGCGGGCTGGTGCGCGGAGTGGCCTGGCCCGGGGAGACCGTCTACCCGGACTTCACGCACGCGCGCGTGCGTGCCTGGTGGGGTCGGCTTTACGAGGAGCGGCTGGCGCAGGGGTTCACCGGGTTCTGGCACGACATGAACGAACCCGTGTCGTTCACCGCCTTCGGGGAGTCGACGCTGCCGCGCTCGGCCAGACACGACCTCGACGGACGCGGCGGCGACCATCGTGAGGCGCACAACGTCTACGCGCTGTGCATGGCCCAGGCCGCATACGAGGGCCTGCGGGCTCTGGCACCCAAGGAGCGGCCCTTCCTGTTCTCCCGTTCGGGATGGGCCGGCATGCAGCGCTACGGGGGGACGTGGTCCGGTGATGTGGCGACGGGCTGGCCTGGGTTGCGGGCGTCACTGGCGTTGGTCATGGGGCTGGGACTGTGCGGGGTGCCGTACTCGGGGCCGGACGTGGGCGGCTTCGACGGGAGTCCGTCACCGGAGCTGTATCTGCGGTGGTTCCAGCTGGGCGCGTACCTGCCGCTGTTCCGGACGCACGCGAGCCTGCGGGCGGGCCGCAGGGAGCCGTGGGAATTCGGGCCGGAGGTGCTGGAGCACGCGCGCGTGGCGCTCGTCGAACGCCGCCGGCTGCTCCCGTACTTCGTCACGCTGGCGCATCTGGCCCGCCGCACGGGAGCGCCCTATGTGCGGCCCCTGTGGTGGGGCGCGCCGGAGGACCGGGCGCTGCGGAACTGTGAGGATGCGTTTCTGCTGGGCGACAGTCTGCTGGTGGCCCCGGTGCTCGGTCCGGGCGCGGACCGGCGCGCGGTGCAACTGCCGCGGGGCCGCTGGTACGACACGGTGACGGAGCAGGCGTACGACGGGCCGGCTCAGGTACTGGTCGACGCGCCCCTGTCGCGGATTCCGGTTCTGGCGCGCGCGGGTGCCGTCGTCCCCGTGCGCGGGGACGACGGCGGGCTGGAACTGGAGGTATGGGCGCCGGCCCGCGGCCGGACCGGAGGCGGACTGGTCGTGGCGGACCAGGGTGAGGGGTGGGACGAGCCAGGGATCGAGCGGTACGTCACCCGGTGGGAGAGCGGGGAGCTGATCGTCGAGCGGGACGGTGAGAGCGGCGGGGACGCGCCGCCCCACCCGGTGCGCGTACGGGGGCTCATAGAGGGCCGATCTCAGATGTAG
- a CDS encoding acetoacetate--CoA ligase — protein sequence MSTVNPQPLWQPDPERIAQAQITKFQAWAAEHHGAPSDGGYAALHRWSVDELVTFWKAVTEWFDVRFSAPYARVLGDRSMPGAQWFPGATLNYAEHALRAAASRADEPALLHVDETHQPRPVTWSELRRQVGSLAAELRALGVRPGDRVSGYLPNIPQAVVALLATAAVGGVWTSCAPDFGARSVLDRFQQVEPVVLFTVDGYRYGGKEHDRRDIVAELRRELPTLRAVVHIPVLGTPVPEGALEWSALTAADTEPVFEQVPFDHPLWVLYSSGTTGLPKAIVQSQGGILVEHLKQLGLHCDLGPEDRFFWYTSTGWMMWNFLVSGLLTGTTIVLYDGSPGYPDTGAQWRVAERTQATLYGTSAAYVMACRKAEVHPARDFDLSTVRCVATTGSPLPPDGFRWLHDEVRDDLWIASVSGGTDVCSCFAGAVPTLPVYIGELQAPGLGTDLQSWDPSGKPLIDEVGELVVTNPMPSMPIHFWNDPDGSRYHDSYFDTYPGVWRHGDWITVTPRGSVVIHGRSDSTLNRQGVRMGSADIYEAVERLPEIKESLVIGIEQPDGGYWMPLFVHLVPGAALDEALLNRIKQTIREQLSPRHVPDEIIEVPGIPHTLTGKRIEVPVKRLLQGTALEKAVNPGSIDNLDLLHFYEDLAHKRA from the coding sequence ATGTCGACCGTGAACCCCCAGCCGCTGTGGCAACCAGATCCGGAACGCATCGCCCAGGCACAGATCACCAAGTTCCAGGCCTGGGCGGCCGAGCACCACGGAGCCCCGTCCGACGGCGGCTACGCGGCGCTGCACCGCTGGTCCGTCGACGAACTGGTCACCTTCTGGAAGGCCGTCACGGAGTGGTTCGACGTCCGGTTCTCCGCGCCGTACGCGCGCGTGCTGGGCGACCGCTCGATGCCCGGTGCCCAGTGGTTCCCCGGCGCCACCCTGAACTACGCCGAGCACGCCCTCCGCGCGGCCGCGTCCCGCGCGGACGAACCAGCCCTTCTGCACGTCGACGAGACCCACCAGCCGCGCCCCGTCACCTGGTCCGAGCTGCGCCGCCAGGTCGGCTCCCTCGCCGCCGAGCTGCGGGCCCTCGGCGTACGCCCCGGAGACCGCGTCAGCGGCTACCTCCCGAACATCCCGCAGGCGGTCGTCGCCCTCCTCGCCACAGCCGCCGTGGGCGGCGTGTGGACGTCCTGCGCCCCCGACTTCGGCGCCCGCAGCGTCCTCGACCGCTTCCAGCAGGTCGAACCGGTCGTCCTGTTCACCGTCGACGGCTACCGCTACGGCGGCAAGGAACACGACCGCCGCGACATCGTCGCCGAACTCCGCCGCGAACTGCCCACCCTGCGCGCGGTCGTCCACATCCCCGTCCTCGGCACCCCGGTCCCCGAAGGCGCCCTGGAGTGGTCGGCCCTGACGGCCGCGGATACCGAGCCCGTCTTCGAGCAGGTGCCCTTCGACCACCCCCTGTGGGTGCTCTACTCCTCCGGCACCACAGGCCTGCCGAAGGCCATCGTCCAGTCCCAGGGCGGCATCCTCGTCGAGCACCTCAAGCAGCTCGGCCTGCACTGCGACCTCGGCCCCGAGGACCGTTTCTTCTGGTACACGTCGACCGGCTGGATGATGTGGAACTTCCTCGTGTCCGGCCTCCTCACCGGCACGACGATCGTGCTCTACGACGGAAGCCCCGGCTACCCGGACACGGGCGCCCAGTGGCGGGTCGCCGAACGCACACAGGCCACCTTGTACGGCACCTCGGCCGCCTACGTCATGGCCTGCCGCAAGGCCGAGGTGCACCCGGCACGCGACTTCGATCTCTCCACGGTGCGGTGCGTCGCGACCACCGGATCGCCCCTTCCGCCCGACGGGTTCCGCTGGCTGCACGACGAGGTCCGTGACGACCTGTGGATCGCGTCCGTCAGTGGTGGCACGGACGTGTGCTCCTGCTTCGCAGGAGCGGTACCGACCCTCCCCGTGTACATCGGCGAGCTCCAGGCACCCGGCCTCGGCACCGATCTGCAGTCCTGGGACCCCAGCGGCAAACCCCTGATCGACGAGGTCGGCGAACTCGTGGTCACCAACCCCATGCCGTCCATGCCCATCCACTTCTGGAACGACCCCGACGGCAGCCGCTACCACGACAGCTACTTCGACACCTACCCCGGCGTGTGGCGCCACGGCGACTGGATCACCGTCACCCCCCGCGGCTCCGTCGTCATCCACGGCCGCTCCGACTCCACGCTCAACCGCCAGGGCGTGCGCATGGGGTCCGCCGACATCTACGAAGCCGTCGAGCGGCTCCCCGAGATCAAGGAATCCCTCGTCATCGGCATCGAACAGCCTGACGGCGGCTACTGGATGCCCCTCTTTGTGCACCTGGTCCCAGGGGCCGCTCTCGACGAGGCCCTCCTGAACCGCATCAAGCAGACCATCCGCGAACAGCTCTCACCGCGGCACGTCCCCGACGAGATCATCGAAGTTCCCGGAATCCCGCACACCCTGACCGGCAAGCGCATCGAGGTCCCGGTCAAACGCCTCCTCCAGGGCACAGCCTTGGAGAAGGCGGTCAACCCCGGCTCCATCGACAACCTCGATCTGCTGCACTTCTACGAGGACCTCGCCCACAAGCGCGCCTGA
- a CDS encoding aminotransferase class I/II-fold pyridoxal phosphate-dependent enzyme, which yields MAIQYGISGTTAKGIAASVEQGVTEGSLGPGAALPPVRRLADELGVSPGTVATAYKELRGRGIVVTRGRGGTVVAPEPAVASRRPPKVPEGLRDLSGGHPDPALLPALVPPSRLSPGARSHRSTPRLERLEDAVRDWLLPDGVPVEHVTFAHGALDLIGRLLSVELRPGDAVAMEDPGYHHLLDLVTALGLRIVPVAVDDEGVRPDALGAALRAGVRALVCSPRAQNPYGGCFSAVRRDALVDVLRDEPEVLVVENDHASEVAGAPLHTLTARGPARWVHVRTVSKFLGTDLRWAAAACDATTLARHDGRLLLTSGWVSHLLQETVYGLLTDNGTRALVTRAGEAYALRRSALLQEFGERGIEAHGASGMNVWVPVRDESAVVNGLRSHGWWVASGARFRLSAGPGVRISVADLEPADAVRLASDFAVVLGESEATYGG from the coding sequence GTGGCAATACAATATGGGATCAGTGGTACGACGGCCAAGGGGATTGCCGCGTCCGTCGAACAGGGCGTGACGGAAGGCTCGTTGGGTCCGGGGGCCGCGCTGCCTCCGGTACGACGGCTCGCGGACGAGCTAGGGGTGAGTCCGGGGACGGTCGCCACCGCCTACAAGGAACTTCGGGGGCGCGGCATCGTGGTCACGCGAGGCCGGGGCGGCACCGTGGTGGCACCGGAGCCGGCTGTGGCGTCACGACGGCCGCCGAAAGTGCCCGAGGGGCTGCGGGACTTGTCGGGCGGGCATCCGGACCCCGCGCTGCTGCCTGCCCTCGTACCACCGTCGCGTCTGTCACCCGGTGCCCGGTCACACCGGTCGACGCCCAGGCTGGAGCGGCTGGAGGATGCCGTCCGCGACTGGCTGCTGCCCGATGGTGTGCCCGTGGAGCATGTGACGTTCGCTCACGGAGCGCTGGATCTGATCGGGCGGCTGCTGTCGGTGGAGCTGCGGCCGGGCGATGCCGTCGCGATGGAGGATCCCGGGTATCACCATCTGCTGGATCTTGTAACGGCTTTGGGGTTGCGGATCGTTCCCGTGGCCGTGGATGACGAAGGTGTGCGCCCCGATGCCCTGGGCGCGGCTCTACGGGCGGGTGTGCGCGCCCTGGTGTGCAGTCCTCGGGCCCAGAACCCGTACGGCGGCTGTTTTTCCGCGGTACGCAGGGACGCGCTGGTCGACGTTCTCCGGGACGAGCCCGAAGTGCTCGTCGTCGAGAATGACCATGCCTCGGAAGTGGCCGGAGCGCCCCTGCACACGCTGACGGCCCGTGGGCCGGCGCGCTGGGTGCACGTACGGACGGTGAGCAAGTTCCTCGGGACGGACCTGCGGTGGGCGGCGGCGGCGTGTGACGCGACCACGCTGGCGCGGCACGACGGGCGGCTGCTGCTGACGTCGGGCTGGGTCAGCCATCTGCTCCAGGAAACGGTGTACGGGCTGCTGACCGACAACGGCACGCGCGCGTTGGTGACGCGTGCCGGGGAGGCCTATGCCCTGCGCCGGAGCGCTCTTCTTCAAGAGTTCGGCGAACGGGGCATCGAGGCACACGGTGCGAGCGGGATGAATGTGTGGGTGCCTGTGCGCGACGAGTCGGCCGTGGTGAACGGGCTGCGGTCGCACGGGTGGTGGGTCGCGTCCGGTGCTCGCTTCCGGCTGTCGGCCGGTCCGGGTGTACGGATCTCGGTGGCCGATCTCGAGCCGGCCGACGCGGTGCGGCTGGCCTCGGACTTCGCCGTTGTGCTCGGTGAGTCCGAGGCCACGTACGGGGGGTGA
- a CDS encoding MFS transporter, with protein sequence MLTVALVDRIGSGLWASVSVLYFTYVSSLSVAEVGTLVAVAGAIGIAGAPLGGRIADRFPLTRVLITVQLLRAVASLALLATHDYALLLAFSAVGSLGDRSSSVLTRLYAARVAGADRVRYQAVHRTVANAGWALGGLAAAAAIAVGTTTAYQWLLIGDALSFVASALLTLRCGEPPSPCRTVITSKDPAPPTERVNPWRDRTYLAYVATETLLSLHDAVFKVGLSLWIAHASNVPHGLVPLLLVLNNVMVVALQVPLARFGTTTAAARALLKPLSAAFALGGVTLALAATGATLTATLLLTASAVAFTVAEMLHATVSWELSLALAPDTAQGAYLGVHGLAQSAQRSVGPLAVTAAIATGPAGWIAFGAGIALTCLIQHRLVRERLARKPLSVPPVTVSEH encoded by the coding sequence ATGCTCACGGTCGCCCTCGTCGACCGAATCGGCAGCGGACTGTGGGCCTCCGTGTCCGTCCTGTACTTCACCTACGTCTCCAGCCTCTCCGTCGCCGAGGTCGGTACCCTCGTCGCCGTCGCCGGGGCCATCGGAATCGCCGGGGCACCCCTGGGCGGCCGCATCGCCGACCGGTTCCCCCTCACCCGAGTCCTCATCACCGTCCAACTCCTGCGCGCCGTCGCCTCCTTGGCCCTCCTCGCCACCCATGACTACGCCCTGCTCCTCGCCTTCTCGGCCGTCGGCAGCCTCGGCGACCGCTCCTCGAGCGTCCTCACCAGGCTGTACGCCGCCCGCGTCGCCGGAGCCGACCGAGTCCGCTACCAGGCCGTCCACCGAACCGTCGCCAACGCCGGCTGGGCCCTGGGCGGCCTCGCCGCGGCAGCGGCAATCGCCGTCGGCACCACCACCGCGTACCAGTGGCTCCTCATCGGCGACGCACTGTCCTTCGTCGCCTCCGCGCTGCTGACCCTGCGGTGCGGCGAGCCACCCTCCCCATGCCGGACCGTGATCACGTCGAAGGACCCGGCACCCCCAACAGAACGGGTGAATCCATGGCGTGACCGCACTTACCTCGCCTACGTCGCCACCGAGACCCTTCTCTCCCTCCACGACGCGGTCTTCAAGGTCGGTCTGTCCTTGTGGATCGCCCACGCGAGCAACGTCCCACACGGCCTCGTCCCCCTGCTGCTGGTCCTCAACAACGTGATGGTGGTGGCCCTCCAGGTACCGCTGGCCCGCTTCGGCACAACGACCGCGGCGGCACGCGCCCTGCTGAAACCGCTCTCCGCCGCATTCGCGCTGGGCGGTGTCACCCTGGCGCTCGCAGCCACCGGCGCAACCCTCACCGCCACGCTGCTCCTCACCGCCTCGGCCGTCGCGTTCACCGTGGCGGAGATGCTCCACGCCACCGTCTCGTGGGAGCTGTCGCTCGCCCTAGCCCCCGACACAGCGCAAGGCGCCTACCTCGGTGTCCACGGCCTCGCCCAGTCCGCCCAGCGCAGCGTCGGACCGCTCGCCGTCACCGCCGCCATCGCCACCGGCCCCGCAGGGTGGATCGCCTTCGGCGCCGGCATCGCCCTGACCTGCCTGATCCAGCACCGCCTGGTCCGCGAACGCCTCGCCCGGAAGCCATTGTCAGTGCCGCCAGTTACTGTGAGTGAGCATTGA
- the ptsP gene encoding phosphoenolpyruvate--protein phosphotransferase yields METTLRGVGVSHGVAIGEVRHMGTAVLEPPAKQIPAEDAEREQGRARKAVEAVAADLMARGNLAGGEAQAVLEAQAMMAQDPELMADVDRRVAVGSTAERAVYDAFAAYRELLAGAGEYLAGRVADLDDVRNRIVARLLGVPMPGVPDSDHPYVLVARDLAPADTALLDPTLVLGFVTEEGGPTSHSAILARALGVPAVVALPGAGELAEGTVIAVDGSTGDIFVNPSDEKKAQLEAAAAERKAALAASTGPGATADGHKVPLLANVGGPADVPAAVEAGAEGVGLFRTEFLFLDDSKSAPSEEKQVEAYRQVLEAFPEGRVVVRVLDAGADKPLDFLTPADEPNPALGVRGLRTLLDHPEVLRTQLTALAKASEGLPVYLEVMAPMVADRTDAKAFADACRAAGLQAKFGAMVEIPSAALRARSVLQEVEFLSLGTNDLAQYTFAADRQVGAVSRLQDPWQPALLDLVAMSAEAAKAEGKSCGVCGEAASDPLLACVLTGLGVTSLSMGAASIPYVRATLAKYTLAQCERAAAAARAADSAEDARTAAQAVLSGE; encoded by the coding sequence ATGGAGACAACGCTGCGAGGCGTCGGCGTGAGCCACGGTGTGGCGATCGGCGAGGTTCGGCACATGGGAACGGCGGTCCTCGAACCGCCTGCCAAGCAGATCCCGGCGGAGGACGCGGAGCGTGAACAGGGGCGCGCCCGCAAGGCTGTGGAGGCTGTAGCGGCCGATCTGATGGCGCGCGGCAATCTGGCGGGGGGTGAAGCCCAGGCGGTGCTCGAGGCGCAGGCCATGATGGCTCAGGATCCCGAGCTGATGGCGGATGTGGACCGCCGAGTCGCGGTCGGCAGCACGGCCGAGCGTGCGGTGTACGACGCGTTCGCCGCGTATCGCGAGCTGCTGGCGGGTGCCGGCGAGTACCTCGCCGGTCGTGTCGCCGACCTCGACGACGTGCGGAATCGTATCGTCGCCCGGCTGCTCGGGGTGCCGATGCCCGGCGTTCCGGACAGCGACCACCCGTACGTTCTGGTCGCTCGTGACCTGGCGCCTGCCGACACGGCGCTGCTCGACCCGACCCTCGTCCTCGGTTTCGTCACTGAGGAGGGCGGGCCGACCAGCCATAGCGCCATCCTGGCTCGGGCGCTCGGCGTCCCGGCCGTCGTGGCGCTGCCGGGCGCCGGTGAGCTCGCCGAGGGCACGGTGATCGCCGTGGACGGCAGCACCGGCGACATCTTCGTGAACCCGAGCGACGAGAAGAAGGCCCAGCTCGAAGCCGCGGCCGCTGAGCGTAAGGCCGCGCTGGCCGCCTCGACCGGACCAGGAGCCACGGCCGATGGTCACAAGGTGCCGTTGCTGGCCAATGTCGGCGGTCCGGCGGACGTGCCGGCCGCTGTCGAGGCCGGAGCCGAGGGCGTCGGACTCTTCCGCACCGAGTTCCTCTTCCTCGACGACAGCAAGAGTGCGCCGTCGGAGGAGAAGCAGGTCGAGGCCTACCGGCAGGTGCTCGAGGCCTTTCCCGAGGGGCGCGTCGTCGTACGGGTGCTGGACGCGGGTGCGGACAAGCCTCTGGACTTCTTGACGCCCGCCGACGAGCCCAACCCGGCGTTGGGTGTGCGCGGTCTTCGGACGCTGCTCGACCACCCTGAGGTGCTGCGCACCCAGCTGACCGCGCTGGCGAAGGCGTCGGAGGGGCTGCCGGTCTACCTGGAGGTCATGGCCCCGATGGTGGCGGACCGCACTGACGCCAAGGCGTTCGCCGACGCGTGCCGTGCGGCTGGGCTGCAGGCGAAGTTCGGTGCGATGGTCGAGATCCCGTCAGCCGCGCTGCGGGCACGCTCGGTTCTGCAGGAGGTCGAGTTCCTGTCCCTGGGAACCAATGACCTCGCGCAGTACACCTTCGCCGCCGACCGGCAGGTGGGGGCCGTCTCCCGGCTGCAGGACCCGTGGCAGCCTGCGCTGCTCGACCTGGTGGCGATGTCCGCCGAAGCGGCGAAGGCCGAGGGCAAGAGCTGTGGTGTCTGCGGTGAGGCGGCGTCGGACCCGCTGCTCGCGTGTGTGCTGACCGGTCTGGGGGTCACCTCCCTTTCCATGGGCGCGGCGTCGATTCCTTACGTCCGGGCGACTCTCGCCAAGTACACGCTGGCCCAGTGTGAGCGGGCCGCCGCGGCGGCGCGGGCTGCGGACAGCGCCGAGGACGCGCGCACCGCGGCACAGGCTGTGCTGTCCGGAGAGTAG
- a CDS encoding PTS sugar transporter subunit IIA: MTTVTSPLAGRAIGLAAVPDPVFSGAMVGPGTAIDPVREPSEAVSPVDGVIVSLHPHAFVVVDEQGHGVLTHLGIDTVQLNGEGFELLVNKGDTVQRGQSIVRWNPAAVEAAGKSAVCPIVALEATAEALSDLRDDGDVKAGDSLFVWK, translated from the coding sequence ATGACCACCGTGACGTCCCCTCTTGCAGGACGCGCCATCGGACTGGCCGCCGTGCCGGACCCGGTCTTCTCCGGGGCCATGGTCGGCCCCGGTACGGCGATCGACCCCGTGCGTGAGCCTTCCGAGGCGGTCTCGCCCGTGGACGGAGTGATCGTTTCTCTCCACCCGCACGCCTTTGTCGTCGTCGACGAGCAGGGGCACGGTGTGCTCACCCACCTCGGTATCGACACGGTTCAGCTGAACGGCGAGGGCTTCGAGCTGCTCGTGAACAAGGGCGACACCGTGCAGCGCGGCCAGAGCATCGTGCGCTGGAACCCGGCTGCCGTCGAGGCCGCCGGTAAGTCCGCGGTGTGTCCGATCGTGGCGCTCGAGGCCACTGCAGAGGCGCTCTCCGACCTCCGTGACGACGGTGATGTGAAGGCCGGCGACAGTCTCTTCGTCTGGAAGTGA
- a CDS encoding CDP-alcohol phosphatidyltransferase family protein — protein sequence MEVQETRVQTDRVLTIPNILSMARLVGVPVFLWLILRPEFGGPKSDGWALLVLMLSGVSDYLDGKLARRWNQISSLGRLLDPAADRLYILSTLVGLTWREILPIWLTAVLLARELVLLVMVGILRRHGYPPPQVNFLGKAATFNLMYAFPLLLLSDGSGWISSLAAIFGWAFAGWGTTLYWWAGVLYVVQVRRLIRADAAMAD from the coding sequence GTGGAGGTCCAGGAGACCCGCGTCCAGACAGACCGGGTCCTCACCATCCCCAACATCCTCAGCATGGCTCGCCTTGTCGGCGTGCCTGTTTTCCTGTGGCTGATCCTCCGGCCCGAGTTCGGAGGGCCCAAGAGCGATGGCTGGGCGCTCCTTGTGCTGATGCTCAGCGGGGTGAGCGACTACCTGGACGGCAAGCTCGCCCGACGTTGGAACCAGATCAGCAGCCTTGGCCGGCTTCTTGATCCCGCCGCGGACCGGCTCTACATTCTCTCGACGCTGGTCGGACTCACCTGGCGGGAGATTCTGCCGATCTGGTTGACCGCTGTACTTCTGGCGCGTGAGTTGGTCCTGCTGGTCATGGTGGGCATCCTCAGGCGCCATGGCTATCCGCCGCCGCAGGTGAACTTCCTGGGCAAGGCGGCCACCTTCAACTTGATGTATGCCTTCCCTCTGCTGTTGCTCAGTGACGGAAGTGGATGGATCTCGTCACTCGCTGCTATTTTCGGCTGGGCGTTCGCCGGATGGGGTACAACGCTGTACTGGTGGGCAGGAGTCCTCTACGTGGTACAAGTCCGCCGCCTGATCCGTGCGGACGCAGCCATGGCCGATTGA